From the Psychrobacter sp. P11F6 genome, the window ATTGGTCAGCGGCATGTACCCAATAGCGGCTGTCCGTCCATAATCCAGCAAAATCAGCGGTAACAACGAGCGTACCGACTGAGCCTGTGAATCCTGATAACCATAAGCGCGCTTGCCAATATTCTGGCAGATACTCAGATAAATGCGGATCAGCAGACGGTACGATAATCGCGGTCAGATCTTGTGCTACCAACGCCTGACGTAGGCTGTCGATACGATCGTGGATGCTTTGTTTATTCATAAAAGGTGTCCTTATTGATTTTAAAAAATAAGATTTGGAAAAATCATATTGTGAGGCGACTATGGATAGTCGTCTTATTTGAGCGAGTAAACTGTTTTAGGCGTTTGCTATTTATCATTCACTGAATGCTTAGCATCTAAACAACCTGCGTAAGACGCTTAATGTCTTAAAAATTAAAGTGTTGTCAATGACCAGATAGATAAGGCTAACTATTTTTAGGAGCATTACAGCAGAGCATTATTAGATGTTTGGGCGGAAAGCGGACTTTCAATAGCGTGGGGGCAATAACTTACTAAGTGTCACCATAAAACGTGCTACCAATCATGGTAACACGTCTCGCCATCTAACATTTTTGCTGGTATTGCTATTGATACTAAATCACGTTAACTGTATGTCTGAATTAGCTCAGCTTATCTGCACGCTCGCTTTTTTGCAGCATATTATTGATCGGTTTGGCTAATGCCAATAAGACAACGGCTGTGACCACCAAAAAGATTGTCATCATCGTAAATAAGCCCGGCAACCCTTCGATCTTATCCGCTGATACTTGACCACCAAAGAACGCAGCAACCAAATTACCTAAAGCGAGAGAAGCAAAGAAAAGCCCCATCATCTGACCTTGCATGCCTTTTGGCGCAAGCTTAGTCATCGCAGACAACCCGACAGGGCTGAGCGCCAATTCACCAAGTGTTAGCAATAATAAACTACCCACTAACCATAAAGGTGAAGCCAATCCACCATCGCTAGTCAAAATGCTTTTTGAGGCAAATATCATCAAAGCAAAGCCTGCAGCGGCAAACAACATACCAAGCGCAAACTTTACCATACTATTTGGCTCAAGGCCTCGATTGGCAAGCTTGACCCAAACAATGCTAATGATCGGCGCTAATATTAAAATAAACAAAGGATTGAGCGATTGGAACCAAATACTAGGCACTTCAAAGCCTAAAACATTCAGGTCTGTATAGCGATCAGCGAACAGGTTAAAAGACGTTGGCTGCTGCTCAAAGCTTGACCAAAATAGCGTCGAGCCGATGATTAAGATAAAACAAATTAACAAACGCAGCTTGTCAGTTTTATCCAATCGCGGTGAAATAAACATGACAGCAAAGTATAGTATGACGACTGCTGCAATGAGGTAAGTCATATACTGAGCAACCATTTCAGGGTTAAATGGCATAATACCAGTCGACACTAAGACAGTAATGGCAGCAAGTAGCGCGAGAAACCCGCCAACCCAGCGACCTACATTTTTGAAACGTCCAGTCGTTTGTTCCCATTCAGGCGTAATGTTTTTGGCACGAGCATAACGATTTAAGGTTTTTTTAGCTGAAAACCGATAAATCAATAGTGAAGCTAACATGCCAAGACCACCGACACCAAAGCCTACATGCCACATACCTTTTTCTTTAAATACGCCAACGATAAGGGCAGCCAGTAGCGCACCAATATTGATACCCATATAAAATAGAGTAAAGCCACTATCACGGCGTGCATCGCCTTTAGGGTACAACGTTCCGACCATCACGGAGATACAGGTTTTAAATAAGCCTGAACCGAGAACGATACACATCAAACCCACAAAAAACAGCGTCATCCCAAGCATAGCGGATAGTGCGATACACAAATGACCAAGGGCGATAATAATACTACCCCACCACAGTGCACGCTCTTGACCGAGCCAATTATCAGCCAACCAGCCACCCGGTACTGCCGCTAAATATAACGAACCAGCAAAAATACCATAGATAGCAGAAGCTGTGACCTCATCGAAACCAAAACCGCCACTACCGACGGTCGCTACCATAAATAATACTAATAGTGGACGGATACTATAATAAGAGAATCGCTCCCACATTTCTGTGAAAAACAATGGACGTAGCGGCTTAGGGTGCCCCATAAATCCATTATCTAGTGCTGCCAATTCAGCAGCACTAACCTCTGACTTTGATTCTGTACTCATAACTTTATTCCTTTAAAGACCACTGTATTAACGACCAAACATATAATTATCCCGACAAGCGGTCATATAGGCGCATCATTGTTTCAATTGGATATAATCAAGTAAAGAAATAATTGGTCAATAATTACA encodes:
- a CDS encoding peptide MFS transporter, with translation MSTESKSEVSAAELAALDNGFMGHPKPLRPLFFTEMWERFSYYSIRPLLVLFMVATVGSGGFGFDEVTASAIYGIFAGSLYLAAVPGGWLADNWLGQERALWWGSIIIALGHLCIALSAMLGMTLFFVGLMCIVLGSGLFKTCISVMVGTLYPKGDARRDSGFTLFYMGINIGALLAALIVGVFKEKGMWHVGFGVGGLGMLASLLIYRFSAKKTLNRYARAKNITPEWEQTTGRFKNVGRWVGGFLALLAAITVLVSTGIMPFNPEMVAQYMTYLIAAVVILYFAVMFISPRLDKTDKLRLLICFILIIGSTLFWSSFEQQPTSFNLFADRYTDLNVLGFEVPSIWFQSLNPLFILILAPIISIVWVKLANRGLEPNSMVKFALGMLFAAAGFALMIFASKSILTSDGGLASPLWLVGSLLLLTLGELALSPVGLSAMTKLAPKGMQGQMMGLFFASLALGNLVAAFFGGQVSADKIEGLPGLFTMMTIFLVVTAVVLLALAKPINNMLQKSERADKLS